The genomic interval GCTGCGATGCGTTTGACAATAACGCGGTGGCAAAGCTTCTTGCTACTAAGCATCGTGGCCCCGATATGCCCGTGCCCGTGCTTGTAGGAAGTTGGGACACAGCCCGTGGGCTTGTCCACTCCTACTCGGAACAGATGCGAACGCTTATAGAAGCTTTTTGGCCAGGTGCCTTGAGCATTGTGGTTGCTCAGGCCCCGAGCTTGCAATGGAACTTGGGAGACACTCGCGGCACAGTAATGTTGCGCATGCCGCTTCATCCCGTTGCCATCGAACTACTGCGGGAAACTGGTCCGATGGCTGTATCCTCGGCCAATATTTCGGGGCAGAAGCCGCCGACTACGGCTCTAGCTGCTCAGGAACAGCTTGGCGATGCCGTGAGTGCGTATCTTGATGGCGGAGCAACGCCGGTAGGAACCGCCTCAACAATTATTGATCTTTCTGGTCCTACACCTCGGATTTTGCGCGAAGGCGCAATCAGTGCTGAGCGCATTGCAGAAGTGCTGAACCTCGACGTGGAGACGCTACGCTAAATGGGCGCAGGTGTTGCTGGTGTGCCGATGAGGGAATTGGCGCTTGTCATTTTGGTGGCCGCTGCGCTGACATACCTCACCACGGGCATCGTTCGTTACTCCATGGTCCGTTCAGGTCGCATGGGGGAAATACGTGAACGTGATGTTCACACCCAGCCGAAGCCACGGTTGGGTGGAGTTGCAATGTTTACGGGATTTCTGGGAGCGGTATTTCTTGCGGACCAGCTTCCTGCCTTGACTCGAGGGTTCCAGCCGATCACGCCGGAGATGAGTGCAGTGATTTGGGCTGGGGTAGTCATTGTTACCGTTGGGATCATTGATGATCTCTATGAACTTGATGCCATAACCAAACTATTCGGGCAGATTCTCGGGTCGGTTGTAATGAGTATCCTCGGCCTGACCTGGTCATTGCTTTACGTTCCCTTTGGTGGCGGTACCACTGTCATCCTTGACCAAGTGGCGTCAACCATAGTTACGGTGATGTTTACAGTTACGCTGATCAACGCCATAAACTTTGTGGATGGGCTCG from Corynebacterium ulcerans carries:
- a CDS encoding L-threonylcarbamoyladenylate synthase — its product is MSRIYDCSDANIRNAALKVASDAVKDGRLVVMPTDTLYGIGCDAFDNNAVAKLLATKHRGPDMPVPVLVGSWDTARGLVHSYSEQMRTLIEAFWPGALSIVVAQAPSLQWNLGDTRGTVMLRMPLHPVAIELLRETGPMAVSSANISGQKPPTTALAAQEQLGDAVSAYLDGGATPVGTASTIIDLSGPTPRILREGAISAERIAEVLNLDVETLR